One Streptomyces lincolnensis genomic region harbors:
- a CDS encoding nitroreductase/quinone reductase family protein — translation MPNPFNDQIIDEFRAHKGRVGGWLEGARLILLTTTGARTGTPHTTPVGYLPDGGDRILVIASAAGAPKHPHWYGNLLAHPRVTVETGAFTYEARAEVLTGEERDQAFARAVEAEPGWAEYQRKTDRVIPVVALHEIAQGGPPNINAGSFGEAIKVVHDAFRHELAQIRKEMSTGTSTLGAQLRVNCLTFCQGLHNHHTGEDIGMFPVLADRHPEAAPALARLREEHERIAALAEDLRRAVTAEDTDRATARAEVERLTTELEAHLTYEEEQLIPLLDTVA, via the coding sequence GTGCCCAACCCGTTCAATGATCAGATCATCGATGAGTTCCGCGCCCACAAGGGCCGCGTGGGCGGCTGGCTCGAAGGCGCCCGTCTGATCCTGCTCACCACCACCGGCGCCCGTACCGGCACCCCGCACACCACTCCCGTCGGCTACCTCCCCGACGGCGGCGACCGGATCCTCGTCATCGCCTCGGCGGCCGGCGCGCCGAAGCACCCGCACTGGTACGGCAACCTCCTCGCGCATCCCCGGGTCACCGTGGAGACCGGCGCGTTCACCTATGAGGCACGGGCCGAGGTGCTCACCGGCGAGGAACGCGACCAGGCGTTCGCCCGGGCCGTGGAGGCGGAACCCGGCTGGGCGGAGTACCAGCGCAAGACGGACCGGGTGATCCCTGTGGTCGCCCTGCACGAGATCGCCCAGGGCGGCCCGCCGAACATCAACGCGGGCTCCTTCGGCGAGGCGATCAAGGTCGTCCACGACGCCTTCCGTCATGAACTCGCCCAGATCCGCAAGGAGATGAGCACCGGCACCTCGACGCTCGGCGCCCAGCTCCGCGTCAACTGCCTGACGTTCTGCCAGGGCCTGCACAACCACCACACCGGCGAGGACATCGGCATGTTCCCCGTCCTCGCCGACCGCCACCCGGAGGCCGCCCCCGCGCTGGCGCGGCTGCGCGAGGAGCACGAGCGGATCGCGGCCCTCGCCGAGGACCTGCGCCGCGCCGTCACCGCCGAGGACACCGACCGGGCCACCGCCCGCGCGGAGGTCGAGCGCCTCACGACCGAGCTGGAGGCCCATCTGACGTACGAGGAGGAGCAGTTGATCCCGCTGCTCGACACGGTCGCCTGA
- a CDS encoding RraA family protein, which yields MIEATEFLDIPTTTLADLLGREQVMDIGIRPLWGPVPRIAGPAFTVRCPPGDNLMLHAAIHRAEPGSVVVVESGDLDYALAGGNVCAVAQRRGIAGFVADGLIRDLAEVRDLRFPVYARGIIPIPGTKAAVAPLGEPVRCGGVTVAPGDIVVADEEGVVTVPAAHRTDTLTAARTKLAKEATETLDDWEAAHRSRIDEILARGGFRG from the coding sequence ATGATCGAAGCCACCGAGTTTCTGGACATTCCCACGACCACCCTGGCCGATCTGCTGGGCCGTGAGCAGGTCATGGACATCGGGATACGGCCGTTGTGGGGGCCGGTGCCCCGGATCGCCGGGCCCGCGTTCACCGTACGGTGCCCTCCCGGCGACAACCTCATGCTGCACGCGGCGATCCACCGCGCCGAGCCCGGCTCGGTCGTCGTGGTCGAGTCCGGCGACCTGGACTACGCGCTCGCCGGCGGCAACGTCTGTGCCGTGGCGCAGCGCCGGGGCATCGCCGGCTTCGTCGCCGACGGTCTGATCCGCGACCTCGCCGAGGTACGCGACCTGCGCTTCCCCGTCTACGCCCGCGGAATCATCCCGATCCCCGGCACCAAGGCCGCCGTGGCCCCCCTCGGTGAACCCGTCCGCTGCGGCGGGGTGACCGTCGCCCCCGGCGACATCGTCGTCGCCGACGAGGAAGGCGTCGTCACCGTCCCCGCCGCCCACCGCACCGACACCCTCACCGCCGCCCGCACCAAGCTCGCCAAGGAGGCCACCGAGACGCTGGACGACTGGGAGGCCGCCCATCGATCCCGGATCGACGAGATCCTGGCCAGGGGTGGGTTCCGGGGCTGA
- a CDS encoding oxidoreductase, producing the protein MTVHETPTHDTPTPTTPVWFITGCSTGLGRALATAVLERGLRAVVTARDAGQVADLAAEHPGRALPLALDVTVSEQTERAVEQAEAAFGHIDVLVNNAGYGYLAAVEEGEDEQVRALFDTNLFGLAAVTKAVLPGMRARRSGHIVNVSSLGGLAAFGATGYYHATKFAVEGLSESLAAEVGPLGIGVTLVEPGAFRTNWSGPSMRQSRIRIDDYTDTAGARRAATLATYGRQPGDPARAAEAIITAVGADAPPLRLLLGQVAYDIASARLDTLRTTFDTWRDLTLSADYPATEEKTA; encoded by the coding sequence ATGACCGTCCACGAGACCCCCACCCACGACACCCCCACCCCCACCACCCCCGTCTGGTTCATCACCGGCTGCTCGACCGGCCTCGGCCGGGCCCTGGCCACCGCCGTCCTGGAACGCGGCCTGCGAGCCGTCGTCACCGCCCGAGACGCCGGACAGGTGGCCGATCTCGCCGCCGAGCACCCCGGCCGGGCCCTGCCCCTGGCGCTCGACGTGACCGTTTCGGAGCAGACGGAGCGGGCCGTCGAGCAGGCGGAAGCCGCCTTCGGTCACATCGACGTACTGGTCAACAACGCCGGCTACGGCTACCTGGCCGCCGTGGAGGAGGGAGAGGACGAGCAGGTCCGCGCATTGTTCGACACCAACCTGTTCGGGCTGGCTGCGGTCACCAAGGCGGTCCTGCCGGGCATGCGCGCCCGCCGCAGCGGCCACATCGTCAACGTCTCCTCGCTCGGCGGCCTGGCCGCGTTCGGCGCCACCGGCTACTACCACGCCACCAAGTTCGCCGTGGAGGGTCTCTCCGAGTCACTGGCCGCCGAGGTCGGTCCGCTGGGCATCGGGGTGACGCTCGTGGAACCGGGCGCGTTCCGCACGAACTGGTCCGGCCCCTCCATGCGCCAGTCGCGGATCCGCATCGACGACTACACCGATACCGCCGGCGCCCGACGCGCGGCCACCCTCGCCACCTACGGCCGCCAGCCCGGCGACCCGGCACGTGCCGCCGAAGCGATCATCACGGCCGTGGGCGCGGACGCCCCGCCCCTGCGGCTGCTGCTCGGCCAGGTCGCCTACGACATCGCCTCGGCCCGCCTCGACACGCTCAGGACCACCTTCGACACCTGGCGCGATCTCACACTCAGCGCCGACTACCCCGCCACCGAGGAGAAGACCGCATGA
- a CDS encoding GDSL-type esterase/lipase family protein, with translation MNTDHQNTGHHWITTPVTAELLRGALDVERTEDGVLPHRLPAWARAQCPDPQLAMAESQPSGVRLAFRSRTTAVELDTRPTKRVYVGAPPRPDGVYDLLVDGRPAGRGSVSGGHTLTIDMAAGTAEHRSGPAGTRRFTGLPEGAKDIEIWLPHNETTELIALRTDAPVEPARDPGRRVWLHHGSSISHGSDAASPTTTWPALAASLGGVELINLGLAGSALLDPFTARTLRDTPADLISVKIGLNLVNADLMRLRAFGPAVHGFLDTIREGHPTTPLLVVSPILCPIHEDTPGPSAPDFSAISSGRLRFVAMGDPAERASGKLTLGVIRDELSRIVKQRASDDPHLHHLDGRDLYGEADAAELPLPDDLHPDAATHRRMGERFAGLVFSGQGPFGEGDFRDGSAGMAG, from the coding sequence ATGAACACCGACCACCAGAACACCGGCCACCACTGGATCACCACGCCCGTCACCGCGGAGCTCCTGCGCGGCGCCCTCGACGTGGAGCGCACCGAGGACGGTGTCCTGCCGCACCGGCTGCCGGCCTGGGCGCGCGCCCAGTGTCCCGACCCGCAGCTGGCCATGGCGGAGTCCCAGCCGTCAGGCGTACGACTGGCCTTCCGCAGCCGGACCACCGCCGTGGAGCTGGACACACGGCCCACCAAGCGCGTCTATGTGGGTGCCCCGCCCCGGCCGGACGGTGTGTACGACCTGCTCGTCGACGGCCGCCCGGCCGGCCGGGGCAGCGTGAGCGGCGGCCACACCCTGACCATCGACATGGCCGCAGGGACGGCCGAGCACCGGTCCGGGCCGGCCGGCACCCGCCGTTTCACGGGTCTGCCCGAGGGCGCCAAGGACATCGAGATCTGGCTGCCGCACAACGAGACCACCGAGCTCATCGCCCTGCGCACCGACGCCCCCGTCGAACCCGCCCGGGATCCGGGCCGCAGGGTGTGGCTGCACCACGGCAGCTCGATCAGCCACGGCTCCGACGCCGCGAGCCCCACCACCACTTGGCCCGCCCTCGCCGCCTCCCTCGGCGGTGTGGAACTGATCAACCTGGGCCTGGCCGGCAGCGCCCTGCTCGACCCGTTCACCGCGCGCACCCTGCGCGACACCCCCGCCGACCTGATCAGCGTCAAGATCGGCCTCAACCTGGTCAACGCCGATCTGATGCGCCTGCGCGCCTTCGGCCCGGCTGTCCACGGCTTCCTCGACACCATCCGCGAGGGGCACCCCACCACTCCCCTGCTGGTCGTCTCGCCCATCCTGTGCCCCATCCACGAGGACACACCCGGCCCCAGCGCCCCGGACTTCAGCGCCATCAGCTCCGGGCGGCTGCGGTTCGTGGCCATGGGCGATCCGGCGGAACGCGCGAGCGGGAAACTCACCCTGGGCGTCATACGGGACGAGCTGTCCCGCATCGTGAAGCAGCGGGCGTCCGACGACCCCCACCTCCACCACCTCGACGGCCGCGACCTCTACGGCGAGGCCGACGCCGCGGAACTCCCCCTCCCCGACGACCTCCACCCGGACGCCGCCACCCACCGCCGCATGGGCGAACGCTTCGCCGGGTTGGTGTTCTCCGGCCAAGGACCCTTCGGCGAGGGCGACTTCAGGGACGGCAGTGCCGGCATGGCCGGGTGA
- a CDS encoding DUF3592 domain-containing protein: MQVQVREWGVRRWVAFGLIAFGSVFLIIGLILTGKSISLLADAQRAKGTVVALEWRDDDSNGGVSRRTRVPDKPSAYPVVEFTSADGAHRTFRSTTGSNPPSYEKGDQVEVLYRADSPEDAEINGFASLWLLPLIFGGLGLVIAGIGTAVAMVGRRRS, translated from the coding sequence GTGCAGGTTCAGGTGCGGGAGTGGGGCGTCCGCCGGTGGGTCGCGTTCGGGCTGATCGCGTTCGGGTCGGTGTTCTTGATCATCGGACTGATCCTGACGGGGAAGTCGATCTCGCTCCTGGCGGACGCACAGCGCGCCAAGGGCACGGTGGTGGCGCTGGAGTGGCGGGACGACGACAGCAACGGGGGCGTGTCCCGCAGGACGAGGGTGCCCGACAAGCCCTCGGCGTACCCGGTGGTCGAGTTCACCTCGGCGGACGGCGCGCACAGGACGTTCCGGAGCACCACGGGCTCCAATCCGCCCTCGTACGAGAAGGGCGACCAGGTCGAGGTGCTGTACCGCGCCGACTCCCCCGAGGACGCGGAGATCAACGGGTTCGCCTCGCTGTGGCTGCTGCCACTGATCTTCGGCGGGCTCGGGCTGGTGATCGCGGGGATCGGGACGGCCGTCGCGATGGTGGGGCGCCGGCGTTCCTAG
- a CDS encoding HAD domain-containing protein, with translation MLLFLDVDGTLLPFGAAHPYPEYEARFALPEQAGAHPLLPRVDPALGARLGALGCELVWATTWMDDANTCLAPWLGLPALPLVDWPDEDEDEGGDKGGVGGGGEADGDTGAVGLHWKTRPLLARAADRPFVWVDDEITAADRAWVASHHPAPALLHRVDPRCGLTEADFVALEAWVRRTRG, from the coding sequence ATGCTGCTCTTTCTCGACGTCGACGGCACACTCCTTCCCTTCGGCGCGGCCCACCCGTACCCGGAGTACGAGGCACGCTTCGCCCTGCCCGAGCAGGCCGGCGCCCACCCGCTGCTGCCCCGTGTCGATCCGGCGCTGGGTGCTCGGCTGGGGGCGCTGGGCTGTGAGTTAGTGTGGGCCACGACCTGGATGGACGACGCCAACACCTGTCTGGCCCCGTGGCTCGGACTGCCTGCGCTGCCCTTGGTGGACTGGCCGGACGAGGACGAGGACGAGGGCGGGGACAAGGGCGGAGTCGGGGGCGGGGGCGAGGCAGACGGTGACACGGGGGCGGTCGGGCTCCACTGGAAGACCCGGCCCCTCCTCGCCCGGGCCGCCGACCGGCCGTTCGTCTGGGTCGACGACGAGATCACCGCCGCCGACCGGGCATGGGTGGCTTCCCACCACCCCGCACCGGCCCTGCTCCACCGTGTGGATCCCCGGTGCGGTCTCACCGAGGCCGACTTCGTCGCGCTGGAGGCGTGGGTTCGGCGGACGAGGGGGTGA
- a CDS encoding TetR/AcrR family transcriptional regulator, protein MVRAGLTPERLTHAGAELADEVGFEEVTVSEVARRFDVKVASLYSHVRNSRDLKARIALLSLEELADRAADALAGRAGKDALIALADVYRDYAREHPGRYAAAQFRLTPAEAAASAGIRHSQMTRALLRGYDLPEPDQTHAVRLLGSVFHGYVDLELAGGFSHSAPDSQESWSRILDALDTLLRNWSAVPPEGAREK, encoded by the coding sequence ATGGTGCGTGCGGGACTGACCCCGGAGCGTCTGACCCACGCGGGGGCGGAGCTGGCGGACGAGGTCGGCTTCGAGGAGGTGACCGTCTCGGAGGTCGCCCGGCGGTTCGACGTCAAGGTCGCGAGCCTGTACTCGCACGTGAGGAACTCACGTGACCTCAAGGCCAGAATCGCGCTGCTCTCCCTGGAGGAACTCGCCGACCGGGCCGCCGACGCCCTGGCCGGGCGGGCCGGCAAGGACGCCCTGATCGCCCTGGCCGACGTCTACCGCGACTACGCCCGGGAGCATCCCGGCCGTTACGCCGCGGCCCAGTTCAGACTCACCCCCGCGGAGGCCGCCGCCAGCGCGGGCATCAGACATTCCCAGATGACACGCGCCCTCCTGCGTGGCTACGACCTGCCGGAGCCGGACCAGACCCACGCGGTCCGCCTGCTGGGCAGCGTCTTCCACGGCTACGTCGACCTGGAACTGGCGGGCGGGTTCAGCCACAGCGCCCCCGACTCGCAGGAGAGCTGGTCACGGATCCTCGACGCCCTCGACACCCTGCTGCGGAACTGGTCCGCGGTGCCACCGGAAGGAGCCCGGGAGAAATGA
- a CDS encoding SDR family oxidoreductase: MTTTPASAITPSDTTPSDTTRSKTVLITGASSGIGRATALRLAREGHQVVLGARREDRLAEIAREIETAGGKADVHRLDVTDREDVVAFADAAVERHGRIDVVVNNAGVMPLSRLDALLTDEWDRMIDVNVRGLLHGIAAALPHFQEQGGGHFVTVASIGAHQVVPTAAVYCATKYAAWAVTEGLRLELDPSIRVTTVSPGVVESELADSISDPLARDAMRTYRADSIPPDAIADAISYAIAQPPGVDINELVIRPTRQR; encoded by the coding sequence ATGACCACCACACCGGCTTCCGCCATCACCCCTTCCGATACCACCCCTTCTGATACCACCCGTTCCAAAACCGTTCTGATCACCGGCGCGAGCAGCGGCATCGGCCGGGCCACCGCGCTCCGGCTCGCCCGCGAGGGCCACCAGGTGGTCCTGGGCGCCCGCCGCGAGGACCGCCTGGCGGAGATCGCGCGGGAGATCGAGACCGCGGGCGGCAAGGCCGACGTGCACCGCCTCGACGTGACCGACCGCGAGGACGTCGTCGCTTTCGCGGACGCCGCCGTCGAGCGGCACGGCCGGATCGACGTCGTCGTCAACAACGCCGGAGTGATGCCACTGTCCCGGCTGGACGCCCTGCTCACCGACGAGTGGGACCGGATGATCGACGTCAACGTGCGCGGTCTGCTGCACGGCATCGCCGCCGCCCTGCCGCACTTCCAGGAGCAGGGAGGCGGCCACTTCGTCACCGTCGCCTCCATCGGCGCCCACCAGGTGGTGCCGACGGCCGCGGTCTACTGCGCCACGAAGTACGCCGCCTGGGCCGTCACCGAGGGCCTGCGCCTCGAACTCGACCCGAGCATCCGCGTCACCACGGTGTCCCCCGGTGTCGTGGAGTCCGAACTGGCCGACTCCATCAGTGACCCGCTCGCACGGGACGCGATGCGGACCTACCGAGCCGACTCCATCCCGCCGGACGCCATAGCCGACGCCATCTCCTACGCGATCGCGCAGCCGCCCGGCGTGGACATCAACGAACTGGTCATCCGCCCGACCCGGCAGCGCTGA
- a CDS encoding TetR/AcrR family transcriptional regulator, which yields MAEIGLRERKKQRMYEVVSEIAIGLFLEKGFDAVSVAEVAAAAEISKPTLFRYFPSKEDLVLYRFADHEDEAARVVRGSDEAPLRALRRRFLEGLAQGDPVTGLNGHPGVLAFHSLLYGTPALVARLYGYLERSEAALAEALGGGLDARLAAGQIIAVQRILAEENWRRIADGERVEEVRADAEAAARRAFGLLEAGLPYLGGTESVTE from the coding sequence ATGGCTGAGATCGGGCTGCGTGAGCGCAAGAAGCAGCGGATGTACGAGGTCGTGTCGGAGATCGCGATCGGGTTGTTCCTGGAGAAGGGCTTCGACGCGGTGTCCGTGGCCGAGGTGGCGGCCGCGGCGGAGATCTCGAAGCCGACGTTGTTCCGGTACTTCCCGTCCAAGGAGGACCTCGTGCTGTACCGGTTCGCCGATCACGAGGACGAGGCAGCGCGGGTCGTCAGGGGCTCGGACGAGGCGCCGTTGCGGGCGTTGCGGCGGCGGTTTCTGGAGGGGCTGGCGCAGGGGGATCCCGTCACTGGGCTGAATGGTCACCCCGGGGTCCTCGCCTTTCATTCGCTGCTGTACGGCACTCCGGCGCTGGTGGCGCGGCTGTACGGCTATCTGGAGCGGTCGGAGGCCGCGTTGGCAGAGGCGCTCGGTGGTGGGCTGGACGCGCGGCTGGCCGCCGGGCAGATCATCGCCGTACAGCGGATTCTCGCGGAGGAGAACTGGCGGCGGATCGCGGACGGGGAGCGGGTGGAGGAGGTGCGGGCGGACGCGGAGGCGGCCGCGCGGCGGGCCTTCGGGCTGTTGGAGGCGGGGCTGCCGTATCTCGGTGGGACGGAGAGCGTTACCGAGTAA
- a CDS encoding helix-turn-helix transcriptional regulator, with product MDTDTENLLGQFLRARRERLRPEDLGIRADGRRRVAGLRREEVAQLAGVSTDYYVRLEQGRERHPSVQVVEALARALELEEDAVAHLHRLALPTPRRRRPAARRERVSPHLLNMMAAWPRTPVVVLDRCLAVLAANALGTALFDGHTYRDDLVRLVFLDPDARDFYPDWDRVAASTVGGLRAAVGTDLDDPRLVEVVGELSLKSETFRRLWARHDIRQKTHETKRFRHPVVGELTLHYESLTVNSAPGQQLVVYHADPGSPSEQALSLLGSYTADDGASAEEVRRRRPGQPAPQEPARHSPHRPPADPDTV from the coding sequence ATGGACACCGACACCGAGAACCTGCTGGGGCAGTTCCTGCGGGCCCGCCGCGAGCGGCTCCGGCCGGAGGACCTCGGTATCCGGGCGGACGGCCGCCGCCGCGTGGCCGGGCTGCGCCGCGAGGAGGTCGCGCAGCTCGCCGGTGTGAGCACCGACTACTACGTGCGGCTGGAGCAGGGGCGCGAGCGCCATCCGTCGGTCCAGGTGGTCGAGGCGCTGGCCCGGGCGCTGGAGCTGGAGGAGGACGCGGTCGCACACCTGCACCGGCTCGCGCTCCCGACACCCCGGAGGCGACGCCCGGCCGCCCGGCGCGAGCGCGTCAGCCCGCACCTGCTCAACATGATGGCGGCCTGGCCCCGGACACCCGTCGTGGTGCTCGACCGCTGTCTCGCCGTACTGGCCGCCAACGCCCTCGGCACCGCCCTCTTCGACGGCCACACCTACCGCGACGACCTGGTCCGGCTGGTCTTCCTCGACCCCGACGCGCGTGACTTCTACCCGGACTGGGACCGGGTCGCGGCCAGCACCGTCGGCGGTCTGCGCGCGGCCGTCGGCACCGACCTCGACGATCCCCGCCTCGTCGAGGTGGTCGGTGAACTGTCGCTCAAGAGCGAGACCTTCCGTCGGCTGTGGGCCCGTCACGACATCCGCCAGAAGACCCACGAGACCAAACGCTTCCGCCACCCCGTCGTCGGTGAACTGACCCTGCATTACGAGTCGTTGACCGTGAACAGCGCCCCCGGCCAGCAACTCGTCGTCTACCACGCCGACCCGGGCAGCCCCTCCGAACAGGCACTGTCCCTGCTCGGCAGCTACACGGCCGACGACGGTGCTTCCGCCGAAGAGGTCCGGCGACGGCGACCGGGGCAGCCCGCCCCGCAAGAGCCCGCACGACACTCGCCGCACCGGCCTCCGGCGGACCCCGACACGGTCTGA
- a CDS encoding HelD family protein has product MTSALQEALHRERAHHALCRAALAAMVDGAQEHVVTGEDVSASGADAEVLGYRLRSRAKEMRELPQGPLFFGRLDFTDDAGDHSGQSYHVGRLRISEHPAAPPLVVDWRAPVSRAFYQASARDPQGVAVRRRFGWAPGSRGDSADLTGMEDEHLAQGESRVSDIVTQEIERPRVGPMRDIAATIQPEQDDLVRGDLGVSVCVQGAPGTGKTAVGLHRAAYLLYTHPQRIRRGGLLILGPNRTFLTYISEVLPALGETGVRQSTLQEEIARHPVKGVDEERTAVVKHDARMAQVLRRALYARVSDGGPVDAVEVPDGSYRWRVDVGQLARIVADVRAEEPPYGVGRERVRSRVVRSVQMQAERRAGPQNSAWVQRVSRARAVKEYVDAVWPRVRPEEVVAELLSDERALASAAEGVLDADERKALLWPRPPRSWKSARWSAADLVLLDEAAGLIEHPEGYGHLVVDEAQDLSPMECRAIARRASFGSLTVLGDLAQGTTPWAARSWDTVLRHLGKPDAAVVPLTIGFRVPAAVVALANRLLARLDVEVPAGRSLRGDGELRFRETAVAEVPDAVVAAVRDALAREGSVGVVTADADTDRVAAALAAAGIAAAGPDQPAARVNLVPASLVKGLEYDHVVAVEPAAIAESEARGLHRLYVVLTRAVSRLEVVHGRPLPF; this is encoded by the coding sequence ATGACGTCAGCACTCCAGGAAGCCCTCCACCGCGAACGCGCCCACCACGCCCTCTGCCGCGCCGCCCTCGCCGCCATGGTCGACGGCGCCCAGGAACACGTCGTGACCGGCGAGGACGTCTCGGCCTCCGGAGCCGACGCCGAAGTGCTCGGGTATCGGTTGCGGAGCCGGGCCAAGGAGATGCGGGAGCTGCCCCAAGGGCCGTTGTTCTTCGGGCGGTTGGACTTCACGGACGACGCCGGGGACCACTCCGGGCAGAGCTACCACGTCGGACGGCTGCGGATCAGCGAGCATCCCGCCGCCCCGCCGCTCGTCGTGGACTGGCGGGCGCCCGTCTCCCGGGCCTTCTACCAGGCCAGCGCCCGGGATCCGCAGGGCGTGGCCGTACGGCGGCGGTTCGGGTGGGCGCCCGGCAGCCGGGGGGACTCCGCCGACCTCACCGGGATGGAGGACGAGCACCTCGCCCAGGGGGAGTCGCGCGTCAGCGACATCGTCACCCAGGAGATCGAGCGGCCCCGCGTCGGCCCCATGCGGGACATCGCCGCGACCATCCAGCCCGAGCAGGACGATCTCGTACGAGGAGATCTGGGCGTGTCCGTCTGCGTGCAGGGCGCTCCGGGCACCGGGAAGACCGCCGTCGGGCTGCACCGGGCCGCCTATCTGCTCTACACCCACCCACAGCGCATCCGTCGCGGCGGCCTGCTCATCCTCGGCCCCAACCGGACCTTCCTGACCTACATCTCGGAGGTGCTGCCCGCCCTCGGCGAGACCGGCGTACGGCAGTCGACGCTCCAGGAGGAGATCGCGCGGCACCCGGTCAAGGGGGTCGACGAGGAGCGGACGGCCGTCGTCAAGCACGACGCGCGGATGGCTCAGGTACTGCGGCGGGCGCTGTACGCACGGGTGTCGGACGGCGGTCCGGTCGACGCCGTCGAGGTTCCCGACGGTTCGTACCGGTGGCGGGTCGACGTCGGGCAGCTCGCGCGGATCGTGGCCGACGTACGTGCCGAGGAACCGCCGTACGGCGTCGGGCGGGAGCGGGTGCGCAGCCGGGTGGTGCGGAGCGTGCAGATGCAGGCCGAGCGGCGGGCCGGGCCGCAGAACAGCGCCTGGGTGCAGAGGGTCTCGCGGGCGCGGGCGGTCAAGGAGTACGTCGACGCCGTGTGGCCGCGGGTGCGGCCGGAGGAGGTGGTGGCCGAACTCCTCAGTGACGAACGGGCGTTGGCGTCCGCCGCCGAGGGAGTGCTGGACGCCGACGAGCGCAAGGCGCTGCTGTGGCCGAGGCCGCCGCGGTCGTGGAAGTCGGCGCGGTGGTCGGCCGCCGACCTGGTGCTCCTCGACGAGGCCGCCGGGCTGATCGAGCATCCCGAGGGGTACGGCCATCTCGTCGTCGACGAGGCGCAGGACCTCTCCCCGATGGAGTGCCGGGCCATCGCGCGGCGCGCGTCCTTCGGTTCGCTCACCGTGCTCGGCGACCTGGCCCAGGGGACCACTCCGTGGGCGGCGCGGTCGTGGGACACGGTCCTGCGGCACCTGGGGAAGCCGGACGCTGCCGTGGTGCCGCTGACCATCGGATTCCGGGTGCCGGCGGCCGTCGTGGCGCTCGCCAACCGGCTGCTGGCGCGGCTGGACGTGGAGGTACCGGCCGGACGCTCCCTGCGCGGGGACGGGGAGCTGAGGTTCCGCGAGACGGCGGTGGCGGAGGTCCCGGACGCGGTCGTGGCCGCCGTACGGGACGCCCTGGCGCGCGAGGGGTCCGTCGGGGTCGTCACGGCGGACGCGGACACGGACCGGGTGGCGGCCGCCCTCGCCGCGGCCGGAATCGCCGCGGCGGGGCCGGACCAGCCGGCCGCCCGTGTGAACCTCGTCCCCGCGAGCCTGGTCAAGGGACTCGAGTACGACCATGTCGTCGCCGTCGAACCCGCCGCGATCGCGGAGTCGGAGGCGCGGGGCCTGCACCGGCTGTACGTGGTGCTGACGCGGGCGGTGTCCCGGCTGGAGGTGGTGCACGGGCGGCCGTTGCCGTTCTGA
- a CDS encoding class I SAM-dependent methyltransferase — protein MADECFGHPRLAAIYDALEPDRADLEAYVRMTEEFGARRVLDIGCGTGILALLLAGRGVEVVGVDPARASLDVAAAKPGGERVRWIHGDATALPPLRVDLATMTANAAQQITDPEAWRQTLRGAYGALRPGGRLVFETRDPARRAWEEWDRETSYAVTEIPGVGPVETWVDVIEVTGPLVTFRWTYVFAADGRVLTSESTLRFRERREVETELVAQGYVVEGVRDAPDRPGKEVVFVARRPEQAFDAVESGRESGV, from the coding sequence ATGGCTGACGAGTGCTTCGGGCATCCACGGCTCGCCGCGATCTACGACGCGCTCGAACCGGACCGCGCCGATCTCGAGGCGTACGTCCGCATGACCGAGGAGTTCGGGGCCCGCCGGGTGCTGGACATCGGCTGCGGGACCGGGATCCTCGCGCTCCTCCTGGCCGGCCGGGGCGTCGAGGTCGTAGGCGTCGATCCCGCCCGGGCCTCCCTCGATGTGGCCGCCGCCAAGCCCGGCGGCGAACGGGTGCGCTGGATCCACGGGGACGCGACGGCGCTGCCACCGCTCCGCGTCGACCTGGCGACCATGACGGCGAACGCCGCCCAGCAGATCACCGACCCGGAGGCGTGGCGGCAGACCCTGCGGGGTGCCTACGGCGCCCTGCGGCCTGGCGGGCGCCTGGTCTTCGAGACCCGCGACCCGGCCCGGCGCGCGTGGGAGGAGTGGGACCGCGAGACGTCGTACGCCGTGACCGAGATCCCCGGCGTCGGCCCCGTGGAGACCTGGGTCGACGTGATCGAGGTGACCGGCCCGCTCGTGACGTTCCGCTGGACCTACGTCTTCGCCGCGGACGGTCGGGTGCTGACCTCGGAGTCGACCCTGCGGTTCCGCGAGCGGCGCGAGGTCGAGACGGAGCTGGTCGCCCAGGGGTACGTCGTGGAGGGCGTCCGTGACGCACCCGACCGGCCCGGCAAGGAGGTCGTGTTCGTCGCGCGGCGGCCCGAACAGGCTTTCGATGCCGTGGAATCAGGGCGGGAATCAGGCGTGTGA